The Rhinoderma darwinii isolate aRhiDar2 chromosome 8, aRhiDar2.hap1, whole genome shotgun sequence genome has a window encoding:
- the LOC142658931 gene encoding uncharacterized protein LOC142658931 gives MSSVLSRPHVTGPETWRPGVPEWVFIRAFQQPESFPVKVSLRSYPDKKTTFSSALLPLTPENRYQGAVQLSIKLEDFPGDFVYLLAESEVFTEETRIPVTSAPQDPMKDPDKADLKRRRRRRRRSVLTDPQIQEMISRYRNPNIQKCCRDGYDHYLRQSECKNGGSEDLKQSKPRCHLAYEECCNYTEAHMYKATVMAYSVPQVIQPIRGDTGGRQEEVIVITVTQTGSASRVVSTFTVKIDPTHDLSVQVSSNMFDTKIHVSVRTPRSVDGDL, from the exons ATGTCCTCTGTTTTGTCTAGACCCCACGTGACCGGACCGGAGACATGGAGACCTGGCGTTCCTGAGTGGGTTTTTATTCGCGCGTTCCAGCAGCCGGAGAGTTTCCCTGTGAAGGTTTCATTACGGAGTTACCCGGATAAGAAGACGACGTTCTCCTCGGCGCTGCTGCCGCTGACTCCTGAGAATCGTTACCAGGGAGCGGTGCAGCTCTCG ATCAAACTGGAGGATTTCCCCGGAGACTTTGTGTATCTGCTGGCGGAATCAGAAGTGTTCACGGAAGAGACGAGAATCCCAGTAACCAGCGCCCCGCAGGACCCGATGAAAGATCCCG ATAAAGCGGATCTGAAGAGaaggcggcggcggcggcggcgatCCGTGCTCACCGACCCGCAGATCCAGGAGATGA TCAGCAGATACCGCAATCCCAATATCCAGAAATGTTGTCGTGATGGGTACGACCATTATTTAAGGCAAAGCGAATGTAAGAATGGGGGCAGCGAAGATTTAAAACAGAGCAAACCGCGGTGTCACCTGGCCTATGAGGAATGCTGCAACTACACGGAGGCGCACATGTACAAGGCCACGGTTATGGCCTATAGTGTACCACAAGTCATACAGCCCATACGTGGTGATACTGGAGGACGCCAGGAGGAGGTGATAGTAATCACAGTGACACAGACCGGCAGCGCGAGCAGAGTTGTCAGTACCTTTACTGTGAAGATCGACCCCACCCACGACCTCTCCGTACAAGTGAGCAGCAACATGTTTGACACTAAGATCCACGTATCAGTCAGGACGCCACGGTCTGTGGATGGAGATCTGTGA